Genomic segment of Dongia rigui:
GATCGATCCCAAGGCGTCGCTGTTCATCTTCGGCACCGAGATGGATTTCGTGGAAGAGAAGCTGCAATCCGGCTTCGTCTTCCGCAATCCGAACGAGAAGGGACGCTGCGGCTGCGGCGAATCCTTCCACGTCTGAGCGAGTATCATGTCTGTGGTCCAGAACATCGGCGGGGCAGGGAGCGCCGGGTCGGAGTTTGTGGCCTGCTGGTCCTGCAAGGGACCGGTAGCGAGCCGCGCCCTCTTTTGCCATACCTGCGGCGCCGTGCAGGCGCCAGGCTCGACCGATCACTTCACGCGTCTCGGGCTTACCCCCAGCTTCGATATCGACGACGACAAGCTCGAGAAGCAATATCTCGGCTTCCAGCGCGTGCTGCATCCAGACCGCTTCGCGGGCAAACCGGCCAAGGAACGCGCCATCGCCGAATCCCAGGCAGTGGCGCTCAACGAGGCCTATGAAACACTCGACGACCCGCTGAAGCGCGCCACTTATCTGCTCCGCCTCAAAGGCGTCGTCT
This window contains:
- the hscB gene encoding Fe-S protein assembly co-chaperone HscB translates to MSVVQNIGGAGSAGSEFVACWSCKGPVASRALFCHTCGAVQAPGSTDHFTRLGLTPSFDIDDDKLEKQYLGFQRVLHPDRFAGKPAKERAIAESQAVALNEAYETLDDPLKRATYLLRLKGVVSEAAADKTVNDPALLMEAMEKREALSEAESAEAIEKLTVAAAGDAIEMLSEISKAFAADDLDAANRAVLRLRYLRKFLEEARLRRAALED